The DNA sequence GTCGTTCACGCTCACCTGCACCAGCGTGTAGTTGGGGTCGCCACCGCTGAGGTAGCTCCACACGAAGACCATGGCGGTGCAAGGCGCGGCGCCCAGCAGGATGGCCCCGGCGATGTACTCCTGCGCCAGCTCGGGCGTGATCCAGGCCGCGTAGAGGGTGGTGAAGAAGATCCACGCGAAGAAGGCCATGGTGAAGGGCTTGATGAGCCAGTTGACCACCACGGTGAGGCCGAGCCCCTTCAGTTGCGGACCTATCCTGCGAACGCTATCAAAGTCCACCTGCACCATCATGGGGTAGATCATCAGCCAGATGAGGAGGGCCACAGGGATGTTCACCGTGTTCACCTCCAGGTCGGCGATGACCTGCATGCCGCTGCCGGCCACCTGGCCCAGCGCGAGGCCTGCCGCGATGCAGAGCAGCACCCAGGCGGTGAGGTACTTCTCGAAGAAGCCGATGGTGGGAGCGGTCTGGGACATTGATCAGTTCAGTTCAACCACGGATGAACACAGATGGACACGGATGGGGGAGGCAGAGGCGGTAGTTCATCTGTGTGGATCAGTGTCCATCCGTGGTTGTCCTATCGCGCCGCTTGCTGCATCACGTACCACAGTTCCGCCGCGATCTGAAGGCAGCGTTCATCGTAGCGCGCGGCCTCCTCGGGCGTGCCATCGGCCTCCTTGGGGTCGTTGTAGGGCAGGCTGATGCGGTCCAAGGCACCGAACACGATGGGGCAATTCTTGTCCGCCTCCGAGCAGGTCATCACCGCGCAGAATTCCTTCTGTGGATTGGCGGGGTCGTTGTACACCTTGCTCCAGCAGCGTTCCGCGGCATGGTCCTTCGCGAACGACACCTCGACCACCGGGTTCTTCCCTTCGGGCTTCACCACCTGGAATCCTGCGCGCTCCACCGCCGCCACGGCACGCGGGTTGAAGGCCGTGGCCTCCGTGCCGCCGCTGTGGGTGCGCACATGGTCCTGGGCGAAGGTCCACGCGGCGGTCGCGGCCCACAGTTGGCTCAGGTGGCTGCGCCGGCTGTTGTGCGTGCAGATGAAGGTGAGGTCGGCCGTGGCGCCGGCGGCCTTGCGCTCCTTCACGAAGGCCGCGATGAGGTCGAGGCGCTCCTTGCGCTCGGCAGGGATGGCGGCCATGGCGGGTACCACGCGTTCGTCCACGTAGCGGTGCAGGTCGGGGTGCAGGGCGCGGTCCATGGGTGTGTCAGGCGTGAGCAGGGATAGGAGGAGCGTGGGGAACAGCATGTTGATCGGGGTGTTGGGGTCAGCAGCAGCCCGATCCCAGGTCGCAACCGGGCAGGGCGTGCACACCTTCGGGGTTGGCGGGGGTGAGGTCCTTCAGGGCCTGCTTTTGCCCTTTGGGCGCGCAGCAGTCCACGCTGCTCTTGCGGGCGAACACCGTGATGCTGAAGATGCCCGTGCCGCTGGCCTTGAAGGTGACGAGCTCTTCGGCGTTCAGGTAGTTCGAGAGGATATCGTCCGGCACCACGATGGGCTTGCGCTTCTGCACGGTGATATCCTCGAAGCCCAGCTCGCGGATGATGCCGAGGTATTCGCTTTCCTGCAGGGCGCCGCTCACACAGCCGGCGTACATCTCCGCAGCGCCTTGGATCGCGGGGGGCAGTTCGCCCACCAGCACCACATCGCTGATGCTGAAGTGCCCGCCGGGCTTCAACACGCGCAGCACCTCGCTGAAGGCCTTCCGCTTGTCGGGCACCAGGTTCAGCACGCAGTTGCTCACCACCACGTCCACCATGCAGGCGGAAAGGGGCAGCGCCTCGATGTCGCCCTGGCGGAACTCCACGTTCTGGTGGTCCAGCTTGCGGGCGTTCTCCCTGGCCTTGGCGATCATCTCGGGGGTGAAGTCCACGCCGATCACGCGGCCGTCCTCGCCGGTCTCGTGGCGCGCCACGAAGCAGTCGTTGCCGGCACCGCTGCCCAGGTCGAGCACGGTGTCGCCTTTCTTGATGCCTGCGAACTGCGTGGGCAGCCCGCAGCCCAGACCCAGGTCGGCGTCCGGGTTGTAGCCTGCCACTCGGGTGTAATCATCGGTCATGATGGTGTACACCTCGGTGCTGCAGCCCCCGGCGCCGCAGCAGCTGCTGGCGTTGGTGGCCTTGTCCTGGCGGGCGATCTCGGCGTACTTGGCGCGGACGAGGTCCTTGGTCTCTTGTGCGGTGTTCATGGCGTTATTGGTTGTTGGGGCGAGGTTCACCTTGCCCATGCATTTGTTCGTGAACTCGGGCGAGGTGAACCTCGCCCGCACTCAGCAGCAGCTGTCGATGGGTGTGTAGGTGGCGAAGAGCTTGGCGAAGGCGGCCTCCGCCCTGGCCCAGGCTTTGGGTTCGATACAGTAGCACACGCTGGTGCCTTCCACGGTCCCCTTGATCAGGCCGGCGTCCTTCAGCTCCCGCAGATGCTGGCTGATGGTGGCCTGGGCAAGCCCCAGTTCCTCCACCAGGCTCCCGCAGATGCAGGTGTTCTCCTTCAGCATGTACTGCAGGATGGCGATGCGCGCGGGGTGGCCCAGCACCCTGGCCCAGGTGGCCAGCTGGTTCTGCTGCGCGGTGAAGAGGTCGGCCTTGGTAACGCCCATGGAGGATCGTGAATAGATCGCAATATTACGATGAAAAGGAGATCATCGGTAAATGCCGATGAACGGATCGTGATGGACCGTTGGCTACTTGGGGGCCGTGCGGTACAGCCACACGCCCACCGCGCCGAAGATCAGGTTGGGCAGCCACACGGCGAACAGCGGGTCCAGCCCGGCGTTGGTGGCGGCCACGGTGGTGATCTTGCTGCTGAAGATGTAGAGCAGCACGAGCAGCACGCCGAGGGCGAGGTGCACGCCGGTGCCGCCGCGCACCTTGCGGCTGCTGATGCTCACGCCGATGAGGGTGAACACATAGGTGGCGAAGGGGGCGGAGGTGCGCTGGTGCTTTTCGATCAGGTAGAAGGCGGTGGTGTCGCTGCCGCGCATGCGCTCCTCGGCCACGAAGCGGTCCAGCTCGGCGGTGGTCATGCTCATGGCGTTCTCGTTGCGCTGGCCGAGGTCCTTGGGCACCAGGGGGATCAGGGTGTCCATCACGCTGCCCTGCCGGAGGCTGCCGCCGGTGCTGTCGATCTCCTGCAGGGTCCAGTCCTCCACACGCCAGCGCCCCGTCAGGCTGTCGTAGATGGCGCGCTCGCTCATCAGCTTGCGGGTGAGGCGGCCGTCCGCCCAGTGCTCCAGGCTGAAGCGGTAGCCGGTGCGCTTCTGGGCGTTGAAGCTCTCCACGTAGGCGATGGTGCCCGGCGCGATCTCGCGGTGGATGTTCTTGCCCTTCACCTGGAAGGCCACGCGGATGTGCTCCTCCTCGAAGGCCAGGCGCTCCTTGTTGGCCGCCGGCAGCACCAGGTGGTTGGCGGCCAGGGCCAGCAGCATCAGGAAGGTGGCCGACAGGAAGTAGGGCCACATGAGGCGCGGGAAGCTGATGCCGCTGCTGAGGGCCGCGATCACCTCGCTGCGGTGCGCCAGCCGGCTGGTGAACAGGATCACCGCCAGGAAGATGAGCAGACCGCTGAAGAAGTTGGCGTAGTAGATCACGAAGTTGACGTAGTACTCCCGCACGATCTCGCCCACGCCGGCGCTCATCTTGGCGAAGTCCTCCGTCTTCTCGCTGATGTCGAACACCACGGCGATGGCCATGATGAGCACCAGGATGAAGAAGAAGGTGCCCAGGAACTGGCGGATGATGTAGCGGTCGAAGAGGCGGAGCATGGCGTCCTTCGTTCGGTCAGCACATCGGCCCTTCGGCGGCGTTGTCCATCACAGGCGTTGCTTGAGGGCGGGCAGCAGGGCGTTCTTCCAGCCGGTGAAGCTACCGTCCAGGATGCGCGTGCGGGCCTCCCGCATCAACGCGATGTAGAAGCCCAGGTTGTGCAGGCTGGCGATCTGCTGGCCCAGCATCTCGTTGCTGGCGAACAGGTGGCGCACGAAGGCCCGGCTGTAGGCGGTGTCCACCCAGCTGTGCCCGTCGGGGTCCAGGGCGCCGTGGTGGTCGGCCCACTGCCGGTTCTTGATCTGCAGCACCCCCTGGCGGGTGAAGAGCATGCCGTTGCGGCCGTTGCGGGTGGGCATCACGCAGTCGAACATGTCCACTCCGCGGGCCATGTTCTCCAGCAGGTTCCACGGGGTGCCCACACCCATCAGGTAGCGCGGCCGATCGGCGGGCAGGATGCCGCAGCACAGCTCGGCCATGGCGTACATCTCCTCCTCGGGCTCGCCCACGCTGAGGCCCCCGATGGCGTTGCCCACGGCGCCCTGCTCCGCCACATGCTCGGCGCTCTGCTTCCGCAGGTCGGGGAAGGTGCTGCCCTGCACGATGGGGAAGAGCGCCTGCTCGTGGCCGTACTTCGGTCCGGTGCTGGTGAAGCGCGCGATGCAGCGGGCCAGCCAGCGGTGCGTGCGGTGCATGCTGTCGGTGGCGTACTTCAGGTCGCAGGGCCAGGGGGTGCACTCGTCGAAGGCCATGCAGATGTCGGCACCGATGCTGCGCTGGATGTCCATCACGCCCTCCGGGGTGAAGAGGTGGCGGCTGCCGTCGATGTGGCTCTGGAACTTCACCCCCTCCTCGGTGATCTTGCGGATGTCGCTGAGGGAGTGCACCTGGAAGCCGCCGCTGTCGGTGAGGATGGGCCGGTCCCACCCGTTGAAGCGGTGCAGGCCCCCCGCATGCTCCAGCACCTCCGTACCGGGCCGCAGGTACAGGTGGTAGGTGTTGCTCAGCATGATGGGCGCGTCCAGGTCGTTCCGCAGCTCGCGCGGGTGGACGGCCTTCACGGCGCCGAGGGTGCCCACGGGCATGAAGACGGGGGTGGGGATGGGGCCGTGGTCGGTGTGGAGCACCCCGGCACGGGCGTGGCCGGCCGGATCGGTGCGGAGAAGCTCGAAATGCACGGGGCAAAGATGGGACGGCCCGGGCGGGCGGCACTTGCCCCCGGAAGCCTGTTCATAACCGGCCCCGGGCGGTCCGGAGGCGTGCGGAGGCGCCCGGTAGCTTCGCTGCCATCCTGTCCATGGTCCAGATGCTCGTGTTCGCGATGGGCGGTGCGCTCGCCGTGCTGCTGTGCTATCACGCGTTCATCTTCAGCAGGCTGGCCTTCCGCCGCCAGGTGGTGACGCCCGACCGCGACCTGCCGGTGAGCGTGGTGATCTGCGCACGCAACGAGGCGCCCGCCCTGGAGAAGCTCGTTCCCGAGCTCATGGAGCAGGACCACCGCGAGTTCGAGGTGGTGGTGGTGAACGACCGCAGCCAGGACCTCACCGGCGAGGTGCTCGAGTGGATGAAGCCGCGCTTCCCCCGGCTGCGCGTGGTCAATATCCAGGCCGATGAGAAGTTCAGCTACGGCAAGAAGATCGCCGTGGGCGTGGGCGTTCGGGCCGCCAAGCATCCGCACATCCTGCTCACCGACGCCGATTGCCGCCCTGTGGGGCCCGACTGGATCAGCTGCATGGCCAGCGGGTTCAGTGAGCGCCGCCACATCGTCATCGGCCACAGCCCCTCCGAGGTGAGGCCCGGGCTCACCAACCTGCTGGAGC is a window from the Flavobacteriales bacterium genome containing:
- a CDS encoding protein-tyrosine-phosphatase; its protein translation is MAAIPAERKERLDLIAAFVKERKAAGATADLTFICTHNSRRSHLSQLWAATAAWTFAQDHVRTHSGGTEATAFNPRAVAAVERAGFQVVKPEGKNPVVEVSFAKDHAAERCWSKVYNDPANPQKEFCAVMTCSEADKNCPIVFGALDRISLPYNDPKEADGTPEEAARYDERCLQIAAELWYVMQQAAR
- a CDS encoding arsenite methyltransferase yields the protein MNTAQETKDLVRAKYAEIARQDKATNASSCCGAGGCSTEVYTIMTDDYTRVAGYNPDADLGLGCGLPTQFAGIKKGDTVLDLGSGAGNDCFVARHETGEDGRVIGVDFTPEMIAKARENARKLDHQNVEFRQGDIEALPLSACMVDVVVSNCVLNLVPDKRKAFSEVLRVLKPGGHFSISDVVLVGELPPAIQGAAEMYAGCVSGALQESEYLGIIRELGFEDITVQKRKPIVVPDDILSNYLNAEELVTFKASGTGIFSITVFARKSSVDCCAPKGQKQALKDLTPANPEGVHALPGCDLGSGCC
- a CDS encoding winged helix-turn-helix transcriptional regulator, encoding MGVTKADLFTAQQNQLATWARVLGHPARIAILQYMLKENTCICGSLVEELGLAQATISQHLRELKDAGLIKGTVEGTSVCYCIEPKAWARAEAAFAKLFATYTPIDSCC
- a CDS encoding LptF/LptG family permease; its protein translation is MLRLFDRYIIRQFLGTFFFILVLIMAIAVVFDISEKTEDFAKMSAGVGEIVREYYVNFVIYYANFFSGLLIFLAVILFTSRLAHRSEVIAALSSGISFPRLMWPYFLSATFLMLLALAANHLVLPAANKERLAFEEEHIRVAFQVKGKNIHREIAPGTIAYVESFNAQKRTGYRFSLEHWADGRLTRKLMSERAIYDSLTGRWRVEDWTLQEIDSTGGSLRQGSVMDTLIPLVPKDLGQRNENAMSMTTAELDRFVAEERMRGSDTTAFYLIEKHQRTSAPFATYVFTLIGVSISSRKVRGGTGVHLALGVLLVLLYIFSSKITTVAATNAGLDPLFAVWLPNLIFGAVGVWLYRTAPK
- the tgt gene encoding tRNA guanosine(34) transglycosylase Tgt, with amino-acid sequence MHFELLRTDPAGHARAGVLHTDHGPIPTPVFMPVGTLGAVKAVHPRELRNDLDAPIMLSNTYHLYLRPGTEVLEHAGGLHRFNGWDRPILTDSGGFQVHSLSDIRKITEEGVKFQSHIDGSRHLFTPEGVMDIQRSIGADICMAFDECTPWPCDLKYATDSMHRTHRWLARCIARFTSTGPKYGHEQALFPIVQGSTFPDLRKQSAEHVAEQGAVGNAIGGLSVGEPEEEMYAMAELCCGILPADRPRYLMGVGTPWNLLENMARGVDMFDCVMPTRNGRNGMLFTRQGVLQIKNRQWADHHGALDPDGHSWVDTAYSRAFVRHLFASNEMLGQQIASLHNLGFYIALMREARTRILDGSFTGWKNALLPALKQRL